The following are encoded together in the Iodobacter fluviatilis genome:
- the bluB gene encoding 5,6-dimethylbenzimidazole synthase, translating into MLNSHRFLDSEIESLTRLMSQRRDIRQFKTGPLPEGLMPRLIEAAQMAPSVGFMQPWRFLHITDDALRGQVHALVDAERERTSAALPSRQQEFMKLKVDGLAECAEVLVVALMDGREKHIFGRRTLPEMDLASASCAIQNMWLLARAEGIGMGWVSIFEPSDLAKLLKMPEGAKPIAILCLGQVETFPEKPTLERLGWGSRLEQEQIFFENSWPEGDHSTPISY; encoded by the coding sequence ATGCTCAACTCACATCGTTTTTTAGATAGCGAAATCGAAAGTCTGACTCGGCTAATGAGCCAGCGGCGGGATATTCGTCAGTTTAAAACTGGGCCGCTGCCAGAAGGGCTGATGCCGCGCTTAATTGAAGCGGCACAAATGGCTCCTTCGGTGGGCTTTATGCAGCCATGGCGCTTTCTGCATATCACCGACGACGCATTGCGTGGGCAGGTACACGCCTTGGTCGATGCCGAGCGTGAGCGTACCTCGGCGGCGCTGCCTAGCCGCCAGCAAGAATTTATGAAGCTCAAAGTAGATGGCTTGGCAGAATGCGCCGAGGTATTGGTGGTGGCGTTAATGGATGGGCGTGAGAAACATATCTTTGGCCGCCGCACCCTGCCCGAAATGGATTTAGCCTCAGCATCCTGCGCCATTCAGAATATGTGGCTACTGGCGCGTGCCGAAGGCATAGGGATGGGCTGGGTATCGATCTTTGAGCCTAGCGATCTCGCCAAGTTATTAAAGATGCCAGAGGGCGCAAAGCCGATTGCCATTCTTTGCCTAGGGCAAGTCGAAACCTTCCCCGAAAAACCCACGCTAGAGCGCTTAGGCTGGGGCAGCCGCTTGGAGCAGGAGCAAATCTTCTTTGAAAATAGCTGGCCGGAAGGGGATCACAGCACGCCGATTAGCTATTAG
- a CDS encoding IS5 family transposase — translation MQSLKKKQTRRERFLNHLDQLLPWNELLELTHPHYQKMNGKGRQSISLAVMLKIHIAQIVYNYSDPGMGDALYEVDSLRHFAGIGLDEVPDETTILRFSHLLEKHELAAALFVKINETLSARGLFLKTGTIVDASLITAPTPTKNKLSARDPDMHSSKKGNMWHFGGKVHIGVDSETGLTHSIVFTSGNVSDINEVVHLLQGEETCLQGDAGYLGIDKREEIQATQLKQFAIAKRPGQLKKIKHTPGITARPLIDLLLNVEHELASRRAKVEHVFRDLKIRFGYAKVRYCAFRAKND, via the coding sequence ATGCAGAGCTTAAAGAAAAAACAAACCCGCCGTGAGCGATTTTTAAATCACTTAGATCAACTTCTTCCTTGGAATGAATTGCTCGAATTAACTCATCCCCACTACCAAAAAATGAATGGCAAAGGTCGCCAATCCATTAGCCTTGCTGTTATGTTGAAAATTCATATTGCGCAAATTGTTTATAATTATTCCGACCCTGGAATGGGAGATGCGCTTTATGAAGTCGATTCGCTGCGCCATTTTGCAGGAATTGGACTGGATGAAGTTCCAGATGAAACCACCATTTTGCGATTTAGCCATCTACTAGAAAAGCACGAATTGGCTGCCGCTTTATTTGTAAAAATCAATGAAACCTTATCGGCAAGAGGGTTGTTTTTAAAGACGGGGACCATTGTTGATGCCAGTTTAATTACTGCGCCTACACCTACAAAAAACAAGCTCAGTGCGCGCGATCCTGATATGCACTCCAGTAAAAAAGGCAATATGTGGCACTTTGGTGGCAAAGTTCATATTGGCGTTGATAGTGAAACTGGGCTCACCCATTCTATTGTATTTACGTCTGGAAATGTGTCGGATATCAATGAAGTGGTTCATTTATTGCAAGGCGAAGAAACCTGTTTACAGGGTGATGCAGGCTATCTTGGTATTGATAAACGAGAAGAAATTCAAGCAACACAACTAAAACAGTTTGCCATTGCTAAACGGCCCGGACAATTAAAAAAAATAAAACACACACCAGGCATCACTGCGCGTCCATTGATTGATTTACTGCTTAATGTTGAGCATGAATTAGCGAGCCGCCGTGCGAAAGTTGAACATGTATTTCGCGATTTAAAGATTCGCTTTGGCTATGCCAAAGTACGTTATTGTGCATTTAGGGCTAAAAATGACTGA
- a CDS encoding DUF1289 domain-containing protein: MTPLPSPCISQCKLDAEQNCIGCRRSLDEIRLWPKASEAEKKQIWQRLLALPMLEKRKQCQNCRTEFSCGSGGKQGCWCMDFPPVLSITTATGDCYCPSCLTAVIAERELAQSK, translated from the coding sequence ATGACGCCGCTGCCTTCGCCCTGTATTAGCCAATGTAAATTAGATGCCGAACAAAACTGTATTGGCTGCCGCCGCAGCTTGGATGAAATTCGCCTCTGGCCTAAGGCCAGCGAAGCCGAGAAAAAACAAATCTGGCAACGGCTGCTTGCCTTACCCATGCTTGAAAAACGTAAGCAATGCCAAAACTGCCGCACAGAATTTAGCTGTGGCAGCGGCGGCAAGCAAGGCTGTTGGTGCATGGATTTCCCTCCGGTTTTATCCATCACCACTGCCACGGGCGATTGTTATTGCCCAAGCTGCCTTACTGCGGTGATTGCAGAGCGTGAGCTCGCTCAGAGCAAATAA
- a CDS encoding 4'-phosphopantetheinyl transferase family protein: MLKVWRVQLDDPAHLHPSRLAWLDQEETNRWQRLRKDAHRYAAAHTALRGILASELACSPSDIQYQQNPWGKPWLRQGPQFSLSHSQGYALIALQPNVPLGVDIELNSKDCDVSWFSQCWSPAELKRMQQPLSPEQALRLWVRKEAVLKALGRGLSLPMSQVVLPLGQAQRMRAITACEGQSALWHLYDLDAGQGKLAAVASRCRYCSDELQVLDYLL, encoded by the coding sequence ATGTTAAAAGTTTGGCGAGTGCAGCTGGATGATCCGGCTCATCTTCACCCCAGCCGTTTGGCTTGGCTAGATCAAGAAGAAACCAATCGCTGGCAGCGTTTGCGTAAAGATGCACATCGTTATGCTGCAGCACATACGGCTTTACGCGGCATCTTAGCCAGCGAGCTGGCGTGCTCGCCAAGCGATATCCAATATCAGCAAAATCCTTGGGGCAAGCCTTGGCTGCGGCAAGGCCCGCAGTTTTCTCTCAGCCACAGTCAAGGCTATGCACTGATTGCATTGCAGCCCAATGTGCCGCTAGGCGTGGATATTGAGTTAAATAGTAAAGACTGCGATGTGAGCTGGTTTAGCCAATGCTGGAGCCCAGCTGAGCTAAAGCGGATGCAGCAGCCTTTAAGCCCTGAGCAAGCGCTTAGGCTGTGGGTGCGTAAAGAGGCGGTGCTGAAGGCTTTGGGCCGTGGATTAAGCTTGCCGATGTCGCAAGTGGTGCTGCCGCTAGGGCAGGCGCAGCGGATGCGGGCGATAACGGCTTGTGAAGGGCAAAGTGCACTATGGCATTTATATGATTTAGATGCAGGCCAAGGTAAATTGGCCGCCGTCGCCAGCCGCTGTCGCTATTGTTCTGATGAGCTGCAGGTGCTGGATTATTTGCTCTGA
- a CDS encoding 2,3-dihydro-2,3-dihydroxybenzoate dehydrogenase — MQNQEFRGKVAIVTGAAQGIGAAIVKSLSEQGAVVAALDIQQAKLAALALEYQAAGLQVQPYAVDMRSSSQLAAVVEQIEAELGPIDYLVNAAGVLRMGSICDLSDEDWESTFAINTHGPFYLARAVAKRMIPRKRGAIVTVGSNAAEVPRLQMAAYAASKAALNHFSKCLALELAEYGIRCNIVSPGSTDTAMQRQLWQDDSDKQKVIAGSLAGYRTGIPLGRIADVDDIVAPVLFLLSAAARQITMHNLCVDGGATLGV; from the coding sequence ATGCAAAATCAGGAATTTCGCGGCAAGGTTGCCATCGTTACTGGGGCAGCACAGGGTATTGGGGCTGCGATTGTTAAAAGCTTAAGCGAGCAAGGGGCGGTGGTGGCCGCGTTGGATATTCAGCAAGCAAAGCTAGCCGCTTTAGCGCTGGAATACCAAGCTGCCGGTCTACAGGTTCAGCCATACGCTGTGGATATGCGTAGTAGCAGCCAACTTGCGGCGGTGGTGGAGCAGATTGAGGCGGAGCTGGGGCCGATTGATTATCTGGTGAACGCCGCAGGTGTTTTGCGTATGGGCAGTATTTGCGATTTAAGCGATGAAGATTGGGAAAGCACCTTTGCCATCAATACGCATGGGCCGTTTTATTTAGCCAGAGCCGTGGCCAAAAGGATGATCCCACGCAAGCGTGGCGCGATCGTCACGGTGGGCTCTAATGCCGCTGAAGTGCCGCGTTTGCAAATGGCTGCCTACGCTGCTTCTAAAGCCGCGCTAAATCACTTTAGTAAGTGCTTAGCTCTGGAGCTGGCAGAATATGGCATACGCTGCAATATTGTGTCGCCAGGCTCCACCGATACGGCGATGCAGCGCCAGCTTTGGCAAGATGATAGCGATAAGCAAAAAGTAATTGCAGGCTCTTTAGCAGGCTATCGCACGGGGATTCCGCTAGGCCGAATTGCCGATGTTGATGATATTGTAGCGCCGGTATTGTTTTTGCTATCAGCTGCTGCCCGCCAAATCACGATGCATAATTTATGCGTAGACGGTGGCGCTACACTCGGAGTTTAA
- a CDS encoding non-ribosomal peptide synthetase yields MNQISPRLPLSAAQYGIWMGQQMVPDSPAYLTAEAIELNGELDVSAFSQSVIEVLNNAKSLHMRFQLEGEQLWQLPQMPSEAPLQVYDLRDQPNPQAAAQQWMQRSLATLCNPTCDPLYQTALLQTADQQHLWYLQVHHIALDGFGYSLLVQAVAARYSARIQNQPLPALADWSLDKIILAEQNYQKADKFQTSKQFWLQHLAHAPSASTLAAAQEFSDEVIRHSQLLSPAQIGVFELAAGQCGQDWGSWMLAAIGCWLAKQSGQRQLTFGLPVMNRLGTPALGVPCMAMNIVPFSISIDPDQDMQTLSKQVADSMRAIRPHLAYRYGWIRQDLGLMDVQKHLFNQAVNLMPFDRHAPFAGLTSLIHPISAGPVKDLNISVSVLNAQWRLSLEANPNAYPAAKLAQLHEDLQQWLFSLAAHPAQSGMASLLQDLPPLSVLHGPVLEQAASPVMQRIMDQAISRPQAIALEHEGVQISYQQLLAKVQTLAARLQLEGLQAEERVVILLPRSPQAIIAILATLWAGACYVPLDPQGPSSRLTMVLDDAKPRLILSLQCWADKVGKHAVLYLDLPSDSPVNLPPPCLMQAEQPAYLLYTSGSTGKPNGVLLGHGALAHFVASAGQLYQISANERILQFAPLHFDASIEEIFLALCYGATLVLRNEAMLDSMATFVSNIEQLQISVLDLPTAFWHELAHALTAPMAAQLAGLRLTIIGGEAAQPERAGRWQALLTESVLLNSYGPTEASIIATSAVLSGQAAVWDGSDRLPIGLPRAGVTVVIVDESLYPVAAGQPGELLICGDALALGYSNQQALSASRFIQLNSLLGQLRAYRTGDRACLQNGQLYFLGRLDHELKISGLRIDPADIENAILSHPAIREVAVVGVERGGLAAYLVATVTHDGLQAELHSQLVDILPMAAIPDHWFFVDHLPRNVNGKIDRKQLACLLSERAAPLMPEASLLEQKIMQVWYQVLGVMPANIHSNFFELGGKSLQAIQVAGQLGRELQRDITVSALFNHNTVHALAKALNAPAAHRPPAAAEDHAFSPLLTIQRGSLPALFCLHPAEGLSWCYLGLARYLPDSAIYGLQATGIETSLPSSFDAMVSEYVQRVRQQQATGPYRLLGWSLGGGLAQAMAVQLQAAGEQVELLALMDSYPVAAWQQRPLPTMHDALVTVLSVNGEVDADSQGLSLSQEAIYQRLLRPGSPLATLGRSALERLAESALHGMQLFRRSQTSSYRGDLLLFHAGQNPDDAPQPASWHPYVQGQFDCVDIDCNHFGMSDPAPIAVIGRELAKRLQSSISNKE; encoded by the coding sequence ATGAATCAAATCTCCCCCCGTTTGCCGCTTAGTGCTGCCCAGTATGGAATATGGATGGGGCAGCAAATGGTGCCAGATAGCCCCGCTTACCTAACGGCCGAAGCCATAGAACTAAATGGTGAGCTAGATGTTAGCGCCTTTAGCCAGAGCGTAATTGAGGTGTTAAACAACGCTAAATCGCTGCATATGCGGTTTCAATTAGAGGGCGAGCAGCTCTGGCAGCTGCCACAAATGCCGAGTGAGGCACCGCTGCAGGTTTATGATTTACGCGATCAGCCCAATCCACAGGCTGCAGCGCAGCAATGGATGCAGCGCTCCTTAGCCACGCTCTGCAATCCAACGTGTGATCCGCTTTATCAAACAGCCTTATTGCAAACAGCAGATCAGCAGCATCTATGGTATTTGCAAGTGCATCATATTGCCTTGGATGGCTTTGGCTATAGCCTATTGGTTCAGGCCGTGGCCGCACGTTATAGCGCTCGTATACAAAACCAGCCATTGCCCGCGCTGGCGGATTGGTCGCTAGATAAAATTATCTTGGCAGAGCAAAACTATCAAAAAGCCGATAAGTTTCAAACCAGCAAGCAGTTTTGGCTGCAGCATTTAGCCCATGCGCCCAGCGCCTCTACGCTGGCTGCCGCTCAAGAGTTTTCTGATGAAGTGATTCGCCACAGCCAACTCCTAAGCCCTGCTCAGATTGGCGTGTTTGAGCTGGCGGCAGGCCAGTGTGGGCAAGATTGGGGAAGCTGGATGCTGGCGGCGATTGGCTGCTGGTTAGCTAAGCAATCTGGACAGCGGCAGCTCACTTTTGGCTTACCAGTGATGAATCGCTTAGGTACGCCAGCTTTGGGCGTGCCGTGCATGGCGATGAATATTGTGCCGTTTAGCATTTCTATCGATCCAGACCAAGATATGCAAACGCTGAGTAAGCAAGTTGCCGATAGCATGCGGGCCATTCGTCCGCATTTAGCTTATCGCTATGGCTGGATTCGCCAAGATTTAGGGCTGATGGATGTGCAAAAGCATCTATTTAACCAGGCTGTAAATCTGATGCCTTTCGATCGGCACGCGCCATTTGCTGGCTTAACTAGCCTGATTCATCCTATTAGCGCGGGGCCGGTTAAAGATTTAAATATCAGCGTTTCGGTGCTCAATGCTCAATGGCGGCTGAGCTTGGAGGCGAACCCGAATGCCTATCCAGCGGCCAAGCTGGCCCAATTGCATGAAGATTTACAGCAGTGGCTATTTAGCCTAGCGGCGCATCCGGCACAAAGTGGCATGGCCTCCTTGCTGCAAGATTTGCCACCTTTATCGGTGCTGCATGGCCCCGTTTTGGAACAAGCGGCTAGCCCAGTGATGCAACGCATCATGGATCAAGCGATCAGTAGGCCACAGGCGATTGCGCTAGAGCATGAAGGCGTGCAGATCAGCTATCAGCAATTGCTGGCCAAAGTGCAAACGCTGGCGGCGCGCTTGCAGCTAGAGGGTTTGCAAGCAGAAGAGCGAGTGGTGATTTTGCTGCCGCGCAGCCCGCAAGCCATTATTGCGATTCTGGCGACCTTATGGGCTGGGGCTTGCTATGTGCCGCTCGATCCACAAGGGCCAAGCAGCCGTTTGACGATGGTGCTGGATGATGCCAAACCACGGCTTATCCTAAGCTTGCAGTGCTGGGCAGATAAGGTAGGCAAGCACGCCGTCTTGTATTTGGATTTGCCTAGCGATTCTCCAGTAAACCTGCCGCCGCCTTGCCTAATGCAGGCAGAGCAGCCGGCTTATTTGCTCTATACCTCGGGCTCGACCGGCAAGCCGAATGGCGTATTGCTTGGGCATGGTGCATTGGCGCATTTTGTGGCCAGCGCTGGCCAGCTTTATCAAATCAGCGCCAACGAGCGCATCTTGCAATTTGCCCCTCTGCATTTTGATGCAAGTATTGAAGAGATTTTCCTCGCCCTTTGCTACGGCGCAACTTTAGTGCTGCGTAATGAGGCCATGCTGGATTCCATGGCCACTTTTGTGAGCAATATTGAGCAGCTGCAAATCAGCGTACTCGATTTACCGACTGCTTTTTGGCATGAATTAGCCCATGCCCTGACCGCGCCAATGGCGGCTCAGCTAGCGGGGCTAAGGCTAACCATTATTGGTGGTGAAGCTGCGCAGCCGGAGCGGGCAGGCCGTTGGCAAGCCTTGCTCACCGAGAGTGTTTTGCTCAATAGTTATGGCCCTACTGAGGCCTCGATTATCGCAACCAGTGCCGTGCTGAGTGGCCAGGCTGCGGTATGGGATGGGAGCGATCGTCTGCCTATTGGCTTGCCGCGTGCAGGGGTGACAGTGGTAATCGTGGATGAGTCTTTATACCCTGTGGCAGCAGGCCAGCCTGGCGAGTTATTAATTTGTGGCGATGCCTTGGCGCTGGGTTATAGCAATCAGCAAGCGTTGAGTGCGAGTCGCTTTATTCAATTAAATAGCTTGCTGGGCCAGCTGCGTGCTTACCGTACGGGGGATAGGGCTTGCTTACAAAATGGCCAACTCTATTTCTTGGGGCGGCTCGATCATGAGTTAAAAATAAGCGGCTTGCGTATTGATCCGGCTGACATTGAAAACGCCATCCTTAGCCACCCAGCAATACGCGAAGTGGCGGTGGTGGGGGTAGAGCGTGGTGGTTTAGCTGCATATCTTGTTGCAACGGTTACGCATGATGGCTTGCAGGCAGAGCTACACAGCCAATTGGTGGATATTTTGCCTATGGCCGCCATCCCAGATCATTGGTTTTTTGTGGATCACTTACCGCGTAATGTAAATGGCAAAATCGATCGCAAGCAACTCGCCTGCCTGCTTAGCGAGCGCGCCGCGCCGCTGATGCCTGAGGCTAGCTTGCTGGAACAAAAAATCATGCAAGTGTGGTATCAGGTGCTAGGGGTAATGCCTGCCAATATCCATAGCAATTTTTTTGAGTTGGGTGGTAAATCGCTGCAAGCGATTCAGGTAGCAGGCCAGCTGGGGCGTGAGTTACAGCGCGATATCACCGTCTCTGCCTTGTTTAACCATAATACCGTGCACGCCTTGGCCAAAGCCTTGAACGCGCCTGCGGCACATCGCCCTCCGGCTGCGGCGGAGGATCACGCTTTTTCCCCTTTGCTGACGATTCAGCGCGGCAGCCTACCTGCGCTGTTTTGCCTACATCCAGCCGAAGGGTTGTCTTGGTGCTATCTGGGATTAGCGCGCTATTTGCCGGATAGCGCTATTTACGGCTTGCAAGCCACCGGCATTGAAACCAGTCTGCCCAGCAGCTTTGATGCCATGGTGAGTGAATACGTGCAGCGGGTTCGCCAACAACAAGCCACCGGCCCTTATCGTCTTTTGGGATGGTCTTTAGGTGGTGGATTGGCACAAGCCATGGCGGTGCAATTACAAGCAGCAGGTGAGCAAGTAGAGCTATTGGCCCTGATGGATAGTTACCCTGTTGCCGCTTGGCAGCAGCGGCCTTTACCCACCATGCACGATGCTTTAGTCACGGTGCTGAGTGTGAATGGTGAAGTGGATGCCGATAGCCAAGGCTTATCGCTGAGCCAAGAGGCTATTTATCAACGTTTGCTCCGCCCTGGCAGCCCCCTCGCTACTTTAGGGCGCAGCGCATTAGAGCGTTTGGCAGAGTCTGCTTTGCATGGCATGCAGCTATTTCGCCGCAGCCAAACATCCAGCTATCGCGGTGATTTGCTGCTGTTTCATGCTGGGCAAAATCCAGACGATGCCCCGCAGCCAGCCTCTTGGCATCCCTATGTGCAGGGCCAGTTTGATTGTGTAGATATCGATTGCAATCACTTTGGCATGAGTGATCCTGCACCCATTGCTGTTATCGGCAGGGAGTTAGCCAAGCGGCTGCAATCTTCCATAAGCAACAAGGAATAA
- a CDS encoding alpha/beta hydrolase: MPLFTDQAFPPDWQSAPLSRSLSFEINSAYTGQRYRILLGLPHQAPDSAGYPVLWALDGQASLPIMEFARPKPVTAKESPQWRARVGEQAALLIVAIAYASGEPIDVHARAQDYTPQIAGAGDAFSPRHGGAAAFLSFLTQELRPLVAQHFTMDARRHTLFGFSYGGLFTLHTLSTAPQHFQRYWAASPSLWFGDHHTLSQLPLRLDQLKSQFSQADWQVMITVGAQEQDPPFDAAAALQQKLAERRMVDSAERFAQTLNEAGIATEYQCLPAHDHYDMLMHGARRVVDFASRAC, from the coding sequence ATGCCATTGTTTACAGATCAAGCATTCCCGCCAGATTGGCAAAGTGCACCGCTATCTAGAAGCCTGAGTTTTGAAATTAATTCGGCCTATACCGGCCAGCGTTATCGCATTTTGCTGGGCTTACCGCACCAAGCGCCAGATTCAGCGGGCTACCCCGTGCTGTGGGCCTTAGATGGCCAAGCTAGTTTGCCCATTATGGAGTTCGCTCGCCCCAAACCCGTGACTGCAAAGGAAAGCCCACAATGGCGCGCGCGGGTGGGTGAGCAAGCCGCTTTATTGATTGTGGCGATTGCTTATGCAAGCGGTGAGCCGATTGATGTGCATGCTAGAGCGCAGGATTACACGCCGCAGATTGCTGGCGCGGGTGATGCTTTTTCACCAAGGCACGGCGGTGCGGCCGCGTTTTTGAGTTTTCTCACGCAGGAATTACGGCCTTTAGTGGCGCAGCACTTTACAATGGATGCGCGCCGCCATACCTTGTTTGGATTTTCTTATGGCGGCTTGTTTACCCTGCATACCTTAAGCACCGCGCCCCAGCATTTTCAGCGCTATTGGGCGGCCAGCCCCTCGCTGTGGTTTGGCGATCACCATACTTTAAGCCAGTTGCCGCTTAGGCTAGATCAGCTGAAAAGCCAATTTAGCCAAGCCGATTGGCAAGTGATGATTACGGTGGGGGCGCAGGAGCAAGATCCTCCTTTTGATGCTGCCGCAGCGCTGCAGCAAAAATTAGCTGAGCGGCGCATGGTGGATAGTGCGGAGCGCTTTGCTCAAACCTTAAACGAAGCAGGTATTGCTACAGAGTACCAATGCCTGCCAGCGCATGATCACTACGATATGTTGATGCACGGCGCACGGCGAGTCGTGGACTTTGCCAGTCGCGCGTGCTGA
- a CDS encoding DUF2218 domain-containing protein, giving the protein MLNSRSQLTVPLADKVLYKLCKHYALKIPVEFDSERAYIPFAMGECHIRREQDTLFVHCLADTAEKLAKIELVMDEHLGLMVRNPELALDWQT; this is encoded by the coding sequence ATGCTAAATAGCCGTAGCCAATTAACGGTCCCCTTGGCCGATAAAGTCTTGTACAAACTATGTAAGCATTATGCGCTCAAGATCCCCGTAGAGTTTGATAGCGAACGTGCTTATATCCCTTTTGCGATGGGTGAGTGCCATATTCGCCGCGAGCAAGATACTTTGTTTGTGCATTGTCTCGCCGATACTGCTGAGAAGCTGGCAAAGATTGAATTGGTGATGGATGAGCATCTTGGCTTGATGGTGCGTAATCCAGAGCTTGCGCTCGATTGGCAGACGTAG
- a CDS encoding isochorismatase family protein, translating to MRWLPQQNTRAKGIYKLKHLLEKEDKRMAIPKISSYAMPEQFPANRVSWQPDAKRAVLLIHDMQDYFLDFYDGTAAPIPELIANTRRILDLAAKLGIPVVYTAQTPEQTLEERGLLQDMWGPGLVARPDRKDIVAALAPKPQDTVLAKWRYSAFQRSNLLEIMRGQGRDQLIICGVYAHIGCMMSACDAFMSDIQAFFVGDALADFSEKEHQMALDYVAQRCGFTTSTADLISGLQGAELPASIDELRQIIASSLQMPASDLRDDDSLLDWGLDSIRIMSLLETWRRAGVTLNFMMLAEQPTLAAWWRLLSQAA from the coding sequence TTGCGGTGGCTCCCGCAGCAAAACACCCGTGCCAAAGGCATTTACAAACTAAAACATCTATTAGAAAAAGAAGACAAGCGAATGGCTATTCCAAAAATCAGCTCCTATGCAATGCCAGAACAGTTTCCTGCCAACCGTGTGAGCTGGCAGCCCGATGCCAAGCGCGCGGTGCTGCTGATTCACGATATGCAGGACTATTTCCTAGATTTTTATGATGGCACCGCCGCGCCTATCCCTGAGTTGATCGCCAATACTCGGCGGATTTTAGATTTGGCGGCCAAGCTGGGAATCCCCGTGGTTTACACCGCCCAAACCCCAGAGCAAACATTAGAAGAGCGTGGCTTATTGCAGGATATGTGGGGCCCAGGTTTGGTGGCGCGCCCAGATCGAAAAGACATTGTGGCGGCGCTAGCGCCCAAGCCACAAGACACCGTGCTGGCAAAATGGCGTTATAGCGCGTTTCAGCGTTCAAATTTGTTAGAAATTATGCGTGGGCAAGGGCGAGATCAGCTGATTATTTGCGGCGTTTACGCCCATATTGGCTGCATGATGAGCGCTTGCGATGCCTTTATGAGTGATATTCAAGCATTTTTTGTGGGCGATGCACTGGCAGATTTCTCAGAAAAAGAACACCAAATGGCGCTGGATTACGTGGCGCAGCGCTGCGGCTTTACCACCTCTACCGCGGATCTGATCTCCGGCTTGCAGGGGGCTGAGCTGCCCGCTTCGATCGATGAATTAAGGCAAATCATTGCCAGCAGCTTGCAAATGCCTGCTTCTGATCTGCGTGATGATGACAGCTTGCTGGATTGGGGCTTGGATTCAATTCGGATTATGAGCTTGCTAGAAACGTGGCGCAGAGCAGGCGTAACGCTTAATTTTATGATGCTGGCTGAGCAGCCAACACTGGCTGCGTGGTGGCGTTTATTGAGCCAAGCTGCTTAA